From Drosophila nasuta strain 15112-1781.00 chromosome X, ASM2355853v1, whole genome shotgun sequence, one genomic window encodes:
- the LOC132796249 gene encoding uncharacterized protein LOC132796249 isoform X1, whose product MHILCMCVFVCMYADCIVHQRCLLSLLCLTFRFLVVHTRCALHDIHFLRSRSLSLFLSIRRRTGNRSVYFPQFNISLTVSQAKIKKKILNMTSPNLYEEKEVMEEFISCYRHFTALWNTNAVEYLCKKKKQPGYQELLKILRRVNPEATLMDVKRKINSLRCCYRRELKKIRSKSYSGYEPRLWWFHSMDFLQPVLNLNVTTQYVKRDNNNSLSYDDSLDEASMQDGDFFAQSFKHEEDMLVIEGDAEVEAEADADVETEADAEVIGEVFEQGGGGGGGVLKVKNNKLYAPSSNINNNGSKNLQSQRISSAATAQSTSRRRVRNVSYDDVDADVDADYEELMLPESSKRRRQMIDHHQQQQPQHQQQQQQMMVVNRSSSVEHADSECDLIGQRMAAHFRNMRPDQRLFAERIISEVLVYGRMNRLSLDARFLPNGSVNANSSGGGSGSDDVHAK is encoded by the exons atgcatatactatgtatgtgtgtgtttgtatgtatgtatgctgaCTGCATTGTGCATCAGCGCTGTCTGCTgagtttgctttgcttgacGTTTCGTTTTTTGGTCGTACATACACGTTGTGCCTTGCATGACATACACTTTttgcgctctcgctctctctctctctttctttctataCGACGACGAACGGGCAATCGTTCCGTGTATTTTCCACAGTTCAACATTAGCCTTACAGTCAGTcaggctaaaatcaaaaaaaaaatattaaacatgaCGTCGCCCAATTTGTATGAGGAAAAGGAAGTAATGGAGGAGTTCATTAGCTGCTATCGCCATTTTACGGCATTGTGGAACACCAATGCCGTCGAGTATCTatgcaaaaagaagaagcagcccGGCTATCAGGAACTATTGAAAATCTTGCGACGCGTTAATCCCGAAGCAACTCTGATGGATGTCAAGCGCAAGATCAATTCGTTGCGTTGCTGTTATCGCCGTGAATTGAAAAAGATACGCAGTAAATCGTATAGTGGCTATGAGCCGCGTCTTTGGTGGTTTCATTCCATGGACTTTCTGCAGCCCGTACTTAACCTCAATGTGACGACGCAGTACGTGAAacgtgacaacaacaacagtttgtCGTACGACGACAGTCTCGACGAGGCGAGCATGCAA GATGGCGATTTCTTTGCACAGTCATTTAAACATGAAGAGGATATGCTTGTCATCGAGGGAGATGCCGAAGTCGAAGCCGAAGCTGATGCCGATGTCGAAACCGAAGCTGATGCCGAAGTCATCGGTGAAGTGTTTGAGCAAGggggcggcggcggtggcggcgtattgaaagtgaaaaacaacaaattgtatgCACCTtccagcaacatcaacaacaacggcagtaAAAATCTACAGTCGCAGCGCATCTCAAGTGCAGCGACAGCGCAGTCAACGTCACGTCGACGCGTGCGTAATGTAAGCTatgacgacgtcgacgccgaCGTCGATGCCGACTATGAGGAATTGATGTTACCCGAGAGCAGCAAACGGCGCCGCCAGATGATTGACcatcaccaacaacaacaaccacaacatcagcagcagcaacaacagatgATGGTGGttaaccgcagcagcagcgtcgagCATGCGGATAGCGAATGCGATTTGATTGGCCAACGCATGGCTGCCCATTTCCGCAACATGCGTCCCGATCAGCGACTCTTTGCCGAGCGCATTATCAGCGAGGTGCTCGTCTATGGCCGCATGAATCGTCTATCGCTCGACGCCCGCTTCCTGCCCAACGGCAGCGTCAAcgccaacagcagcggcggcggcagcggcagcgacgaTGTTCATGCGAAATAG
- the LOC132796249 gene encoding uncharacterized protein LOC132796249 isoform X2 has translation MSHHHHVRNTQFWQQFFRLYRSMPELWLANSKNYRNRKLKAQSYERLLQHLRHADPNSNIHMLKRKINNLRTSYRRELRKVHESKSLGRHQGDEYVPSLWYFNELDFLYDEETGEAQTLLEADHEHEHENEHEQGHAYADDEGEEFVEDGDFFAQSFKHEEDMLVIEGDAEVEAEADADVETEADAEVIGEVFEQGGGGGGGVLKVKNNKLYAPSSNINNNGSKNLQSQRISSAATAQSTSRRRVRNVSYDDVDADVDADYEELMLPESSKRRRQMIDHHQQQQPQHQQQQQQMMVVNRSSSVEHADSECDLIGQRMAAHFRNMRPDQRLFAERIISEVLVYGRMNRLSLDARFLPNGSVNANSSGGGSGSDDVHAK, from the exons ATGTCGCATCATCATCACGTGCGCAACACCCAATTTTGGCAGCAATTCTTTCGCCTTTATCGTTCCATGCCCGAGCTGTGGCTGGCCAACTCGAAAAACTATCGCAATCGCAAACTGAAAGCGCAATCGTATGAACGTTTGCTGCAACATTTGCGTCATGCCGATCCCAACTCGAACATACACATGCTAAAGCGTAAAATCAACAATTTGCGCACCTCGTATCGTCGCGAACTGCGCAAGGTGCACGAAAGCAAATCCTTGGGTCGCCATCAAGGCGATGAGTATGTGCCATCATTGTGGTATTTCAATGAGCTTGACTTTCTCTACGATGAGGAGACGGGTGAAGCGCAAACGTTGCTCGAAGCTGATCATGAGCATGAGCACGAAAATGAGCACGAGCAAGGGCATGCGTATGCGGATGACGAGGGCGAAGAGTTTGTTGAG GATGGCGATTTCTTTGCACAGTCATTTAAACATGAAGAGGATATGCTTGTCATCGAGGGAGATGCCGAAGTCGAAGCCGAAGCTGATGCCGATGTCGAAACCGAAGCTGATGCCGAAGTCATCGGTGAAGTGTTTGAGCAAGggggcggcggcggtggcggcgtattgaaagtgaaaaacaacaaattgtatgCACCTtccagcaacatcaacaacaacggcagtaAAAATCTACAGTCGCAGCGCATCTCAAGTGCAGCGACAGCGCAGTCAACGTCACGTCGACGCGTGCGTAATGTAAGCTatgacgacgtcgacgccgaCGTCGATGCCGACTATGAGGAATTGATGTTACCCGAGAGCAGCAAACGGCGCCGCCAGATGATTGACcatcaccaacaacaacaaccacaacatcagcagcagcaacaacagatgATGGTGGttaaccgcagcagcagcgtcgagCATGCGGATAGCGAATGCGATTTGATTGGCCAACGCATGGCTGCCCATTTCCGCAACATGCGTCCCGATCAGCGACTCTTTGCCGAGCGCATTATCAGCGAGGTGCTCGTCTATGGCCGCATGAATCGTCTATCGCTCGACGCCCGCTTCCTGCCCAACGGCAGCGTCAAcgccaacagcagcggcggcggcagcggcagcgacgaTGTTCATGCGAAATAG
- the LOC132796250 gene encoding uncharacterized protein LOC132796250 isoform X4: MRYQNARNFLLSMERRAKAALRLCQCTGYMNEEAGEDVEEDEAGEEQDDKKSVVVGNKKHAGSKQSRVAAG; this comes from the exons atgc ggtatcaaaACGCTCGAAATTTCTTGCTCAGCATGGAGCGCAGAGCTAAAGCTGCGCTGAGACTGTGCCAATGCACGGGCTACATGAATGAAGAAGCAGGCGAAGATGTAGAAGAAGATGAAGCGGGAGAAGAACAAGATGACAAGAAGTCGGTGGTTGTTGGGAACAAAAAACACGCGGGGTCGAAACAAAGCAGAGTGGCAGCAGGATAG
- the LOC132796250 gene encoding uncharacterized protein LOC132796250 isoform X2, with amino-acid sequence MLGGGQRRGQHLALTSSLTSSVGYQNARNFLLSMERRAKAALRLCQCTGYMNEEAGEDVEEDEAGEEQDDKKSVVVGNKKHAGSKQSRVAAG; translated from the exons atgctgGGAGGGGGGCAGAGGAGAGGCCAGCACTTGGCACTGACGTCGTCGTTGACTTCCAGCGTAG ggtatcaaaACGCTCGAAATTTCTTGCTCAGCATGGAGCGCAGAGCTAAAGCTGCGCTGAGACTGTGCCAATGCACGGGCTACATGAATGAAGAAGCAGGCGAAGATGTAGAAGAAGATGAAGCGGGAGAAGAACAAGATGACAAGAAGTCGGTGGTTGTTGGGAACAAAAAACACGCGGGGTCGAAACAAAGCAGAGTGGCAGCAGGATAG